The Eleutherodactylus coqui strain aEleCoq1 chromosome 6, aEleCoq1.hap1, whole genome shotgun sequence genome window below encodes:
- the IZUMO3 gene encoding izumo sperm-egg fusion protein 3, which yields MSGFPTAEAKAKLCTKEQRVDCSEDGRETPSGGIFKRDLQVRGSGELQERKNEQGEAGCGEEFGEKVRELRQEVKEELEGVIIRGGSPKYLKAPPDRQDLLERVKKDILGVYQSSFRDKANLRIIDIRSVAKLRKTVLDNLKKVEFHGVKTFLTDITRLKQELTQQMRQSLHDFADLACSEDCAVTEGPVLDSWTCFRIRAQCFKGSVCGGVTFIIR from the exons atgtccggctttcccacagcAGAGGCAAAGgcg aagctctgtaccaaAGAACAGAGAGTGGACTGCAGTGAagatggaagggagacccctagtggcggcatcttcaaacgtgatttacaggtg AGGGGGAGTGGTGAGCTTCAAGAGCGGAAAAATGAGCAAGGCGAGGCAGGATGTGGTGAGGAGTttggagagaaagtgcgggagttaagacaggaagtgaaggaggagttagagggagtcATCATCAGAGGAGGAT CGCCAAAGTACCTAAAGGCCCCCCCGGACAGACAAGATTTGCTGGAGCGCGTAAAGAAGGACATTCTGGGTGTCTATCAGAGCTCCTTCAGAGATAAAGCCAACCTCCGGATCATCG ATATACGAAGTGTTGCAAAACTGAGGAAGACGGTCCTGGACAACCTGAAGAAAGTAGAGTTTCATG GGGTGAAGACGTTCTTAACGGATATAACGAGACTGAAGCAGGAATTAACGCAGCAGATGAGACAGTCACTGCATGACTTTGCTGATTTAG CTTGTTCGGAGGATTGCG CCGTGACAGAAGGACCCGTTCTGGACTCTTGGACCTGCTTTCGAATCAGAGCCCAGTGCTTTAAAGGTTCTGTATGTGGAG GTGTTACCTTTATTATAAGGTGA